One region of Termitidicoccus mucosus genomic DNA includes:
- a CDS encoding efflux RND transporter permease subunit, translated as MILSDTSIKRPVVGLVASILIVLIGALSFKRLPVREYPNTETAVVSVRTTYRGASAEVVETRITEPLEKELASIDGIRNIQSNSQEENSRITIEFTMNRNIDEAANDVRDRVSRARGNLPIDIDEPRIEKADPDASPVISLSFNSDRYSRLELVEMVERTAIQRIQTIPGVGSVTVRGPRFAMRLWIDSDRLAAYGLTVADVENALRRQNVEIPGGRIESSSREFPVRIEGRMAEVSEFENLVLLTQGNYQVKFADVGRVELGSENYRSETYYKGMPTVSVSVVRQSNANLLDVANGVKASIPFIQDDMPDGVNVNVAFDSSTFVERSVKEVYSTLMEAAVLVILIIFLFLRDWRATLVPLVAIPVSLIGTFAVMAVLGFSINILTLLALVLAVGLVVDDAIVVLENIYRRIEEGEKAIHAAIFGTRQVAFAVIATTLTLAAVFVPVAFQSGQTGRLFYEFGITLATAVLVSGFVALTLTPMLCSRLLKVRVVDGKQKHNWLYDKTEPFFEWLNSRYERVLRVAIKGKWLVLLFSAAFVACGFSLYTQLQRELTPSEDRGIFTANLIPPIGSTSEYLKRYSYDVEQMILAVPEIDRTYHQTGDGGRAFIYATLKPWEERTRKTQAITAELRRKFQAEVTGGQAFASPVRPFGQRGSGVRMVLLGNEFDELQKLGAGFVRTMQESGMFVQPRVDPQPTKPQLQVRIDRAKAADLRVNVSDVATTLESLLGSRRVTEFQRGNQQYYVMVQVEDANRATPSDLARLYVRSTDGYLVQLSNLVSWTENAVSESYRHFDRMRSVTVSAQMIEGRTLGDAVEFLSARAAEELPPGYSIAWDGETREFIESGSDTYVLFGLALVFTFLILAAQFESWIHPTTIFSGVLLAIAGGLLVLWSTRFWAGTAMTDNLFSRFGLIMLIGLVTKNGILIVEFANQLQVEGKDVFTAAFQSATLRFRPILMTSIATVLGAVPIAFASGAGAETRNPMGIVIVGGLTIATVMALFVIPIIYILMDRACVRLLGKSSAHGLIRAAEIDRETRKISEHGNAA; from the coding sequence ATGATTCTCTCGGACACGTCCATCAAGCGCCCGGTGGTCGGCCTGGTCGCGTCGATCTTGATCGTGCTCATCGGGGCGCTGAGCTTCAAGCGGCTGCCGGTGCGCGAGTATCCCAACACGGAAACGGCGGTGGTCTCGGTCCGCACCACGTATCGCGGCGCCTCCGCCGAGGTGGTCGAGACCAGGATCACCGAGCCGCTGGAGAAGGAACTGGCCTCCATCGACGGCATCCGCAACATCCAGTCCAATTCCCAGGAGGAAAACTCGCGCATCACCATCGAGTTCACCATGAACCGCAACATCGACGAGGCGGCCAACGATGTGCGCGACCGCGTGAGCCGGGCGCGCGGCAACCTGCCCATCGACATCGACGAGCCGCGCATCGAGAAAGCCGACCCGGACGCCTCCCCCGTGATCAGCCTGTCCTTCAACTCGGACCGCTACTCGCGGCTGGAACTGGTCGAGATGGTCGAGCGCACCGCCATCCAGCGCATCCAGACCATTCCCGGCGTCGGCTCGGTGACCGTGCGCGGGCCGCGTTTCGCGATGCGCCTGTGGATCGACAGCGACCGCCTCGCCGCCTACGGGCTCACGGTCGCCGACGTGGAAAACGCTCTGCGCCGCCAGAATGTCGAAATCCCCGGCGGGCGCATCGAATCCTCGTCGCGCGAGTTCCCCGTGCGCATCGAAGGCCGCATGGCGGAGGTCAGCGAGTTCGAAAACCTCGTGCTGCTCACCCAGGGCAACTACCAGGTGAAATTCGCCGACGTGGGCCGCGTGGAACTCGGCTCCGAGAACTATCGCAGCGAGACCTATTACAAGGGCATGCCCACGGTCAGCGTGTCGGTGGTGCGCCAGTCCAACGCCAACCTGCTCGATGTCGCCAACGGCGTGAAGGCGTCCATCCCGTTCATCCAGGACGACATGCCGGATGGCGTGAACGTGAATGTCGCCTTCGACAGCTCCACCTTCGTGGAACGCTCGGTGAAGGAGGTGTATTCCACGCTCATGGAGGCGGCCGTGCTCGTCATCCTCATCATCTTTCTTTTCCTGCGCGACTGGCGCGCGACGCTGGTGCCGCTGGTCGCCATCCCCGTCTCGCTGATCGGCACGTTTGCGGTCATGGCCGTGCTCGGATTCTCCATCAACATCCTCACCCTGCTCGCGCTCGTGCTCGCCGTCGGCCTCGTGGTGGACGACGCCATCGTCGTGCTGGAAAACATCTACCGCCGCATCGAGGAGGGGGAAAAGGCGATTCACGCCGCGATTTTCGGCACCCGGCAGGTGGCCTTCGCCGTCATCGCCACCACGCTCACGCTCGCGGCGGTGTTTGTCCCCGTGGCCTTCCAGTCGGGGCAGACCGGGCGGCTCTTCTATGAATTCGGCATCACGCTGGCGACGGCGGTGCTGGTGTCCGGATTCGTCGCGCTCACGCTCACGCCCATGCTGTGCTCGCGCCTGCTGAAGGTCCGCGTGGTGGACGGGAAGCAGAAGCACAACTGGCTGTATGATAAAACCGAGCCCTTCTTCGAATGGCTCAACTCCCGCTACGAGCGCGTGCTGCGCGTCGCCATCAAGGGAAAGTGGCTCGTGCTGCTGTTCTCCGCCGCGTTTGTCGCCTGCGGATTTTCGCTCTACACGCAGCTCCAGCGCGAACTCACGCCCTCCGAGGACCGCGGGATCTTCACCGCCAACCTCATCCCCCCCATCGGCTCCACCTCCGAATACCTGAAACGCTACTCCTACGACGTGGAGCAGATGATTCTCGCCGTGCCGGAGATAGACCGCACCTATCACCAGACCGGCGACGGCGGGCGGGCGTTCATCTACGCGACCCTCAAGCCTTGGGAGGAGCGCACCCGCAAAACCCAGGCCATCACCGCGGAGTTGCGCCGCAAGTTCCAGGCGGAAGTGACCGGCGGGCAGGCCTTCGCCAGCCCGGTGCGCCCCTTCGGGCAGCGCGGCTCGGGCGTGCGCATGGTGCTGCTCGGAAATGAATTCGACGAATTGCAAAAACTGGGCGCCGGCTTCGTGCGCACCATGCAGGAGAGCGGCATGTTTGTGCAGCCGCGCGTGGACCCGCAGCCCACCAAGCCGCAGCTCCAGGTCCGCATCGACCGCGCCAAGGCCGCCGACCTGCGGGTCAACGTCAGCGATGTCGCGACCACGCTCGAATCGCTGCTCGGCAGCCGCCGCGTGACCGAGTTCCAGCGCGGCAACCAGCAGTATTACGTGATGGTGCAGGTCGAGGACGCCAACCGGGCCACGCCCTCCGACCTCGCCCGCCTCTACGTGCGCTCGACCGACGGGTATCTCGTGCAGCTCAGCAACCTCGTCAGCTGGACCGAGAACGCGGTTTCCGAAAGCTACCGCCACTTCGACCGCATGCGGTCCGTCACGGTGTCCGCGCAAATGATCGAGGGCCGCACGCTGGGCGACGCGGTGGAGTTCCTCAGCGCCCGCGCCGCCGAGGAGCTTCCCCCCGGCTACAGCATCGCGTGGGACGGCGAGACGCGCGAGTTCATCGAGAGCGGCAGCGACACCTACGTGCTCTTCGGGCTCGCGCTCGTATTCACGTTCCTGATACTCGCGGCGCAGTTCGAGTCGTGGATTCACCCGACGACGATTTTCAGCGGCGTCCTGCTGGCCATCGCCGGCGGCCTGCTGGTGCTCTGGTCCACGCGCTTCTGGGCCGGCACGGCGATGACCGACAACCTCTTCTCGCGCTTCGGCCTCATCATGCTCATCGGCCTCGTGACCAAGAACGGCATCCTCATCGTGGAGTTTGCCAACCAGCTCCAGGTCGAGGGCAAGGACGTCTTCACCGCGGCCTTCCAAAGCGCCACGCTGCGATTCCGGCCCATCCTGATGA
- a CDS encoding efflux RND transporter periplasmic adaptor subunit — translation MILPRLSKSALAASIGALVLFSSVGCGKKSAKNPGDGAAPGARAQPVEVVAIEKRDLVETLQLVGSLAPNETAQIRAEIAGQVREVLFDEGQPVKKGQILLRIDDSELRAQLAQAEARFELATQNLRRTEDLITQQFISQADADQTRSDYNAAKAELQLLRVRLDKMEIKAPFDGIAGARTVSPGDYVTASVTATPITTIDDLSRLKIEFQVPERYSLRVRHGTHFHVRARTPDGEDSANGEVYFASVIIDRATRSVQVKGYVDDAPVWFRPGMFVNVELELATRKGVLAVPEGAVLVTAGAGSQIVVVRERDGDKLADFVPVGLGMRTRGLVEITPLKEGVTAGMSVVASGVGALILYQDGKLDPRPLRKEFSIGGDAQ, via the coding sequence GCCGCCAGCATCGGGGCGCTTGTTTTGTTCTCATCCGTCGGCTGCGGAAAAAAATCCGCCAAAAACCCGGGCGACGGCGCCGCCCCCGGCGCGCGCGCGCAGCCCGTCGAGGTCGTGGCCATCGAAAAACGCGACCTCGTCGAGACGCTCCAACTCGTCGGCTCGCTTGCGCCCAATGAAACCGCGCAGATCCGCGCCGAAATCGCCGGACAGGTGCGCGAGGTTTTGTTCGACGAGGGCCAGCCGGTGAAAAAGGGGCAGATTCTCCTGCGCATCGACGACTCCGAGCTCCGCGCCCAGCTCGCGCAGGCCGAGGCGCGCTTCGAGCTCGCCACGCAAAACCTCCGCCGCACCGAGGACCTCATCACGCAGCAATTCATCTCGCAGGCCGACGCCGACCAGACCCGCTCCGACTACAACGCCGCCAAGGCCGAGCTCCAGCTGCTCCGCGTGCGCCTCGACAAAATGGAAATCAAGGCGCCCTTCGACGGCATCGCGGGCGCGCGCACCGTCTCGCCCGGCGACTACGTGACCGCGTCGGTCACCGCCACGCCGATCACCACGATCGACGACCTGAGCCGGTTGAAAATCGAGTTTCAGGTGCCCGAGCGCTACAGCCTGCGCGTGCGGCATGGCACGCATTTTCACGTGCGGGCGCGCACGCCGGACGGCGAGGACTCGGCGAATGGCGAAGTCTATTTCGCCTCGGTGATCATCGACCGCGCCACGCGTTCGGTGCAGGTGAAGGGTTATGTGGACGACGCGCCGGTCTGGTTCCGTCCGGGCATGTTCGTGAATGTCGAGCTTGAGCTGGCCACGCGCAAGGGCGTGCTTGCGGTGCCGGAGGGCGCGGTGCTCGTCACGGCGGGCGCCGGTTCGCAGATCGTCGTGGTGCGCGAGCGCGACGGCGACAAGCTCGCCGACTTCGTGCCGGTCGGGCTGGGCATGCGGACCCGGGGGCTGGTGGAGATCACGCCGCTCAAAGAGGGCGTGACGGCGGGCATGTCGGTGGTCGCATCCGGCGTGGGCGCGTTGATTCTTTATCAGGACGGCAAGCTGGACCCGCGCCCCCTGCGGAAGGAGTTTTCCATCGGAGGCGACGCGCAATGA